aacccgtcatgcaaaataacccccctaaactaaatatattttcataaactgccattagagagcattgcctctatcccttcattgtccctctacatgcctgtaaacctaagcaatgaggtcctaaagctgtatgcaaatgacctgtgaaatgtccaatgagtcattagcatattcaagctgtccactctattcatgagtgggaggcacaaccacacccccagtgcataactgacagcctgtataatgatgtgaggctgtataatgatgtgcttcctggtgctggtggccacgccccctgcagcctgtgtgtgtatgtgtttgtgtataggagagatacagcagctccaggcagccatgttacagcagaacatgtcagattcatgtgtaactgatgtctgtgtctctcacctgtatattaggaggatgcagcatgtcagcagatgcagcactcacactagccatgctttactatacattacacacagacatgagcagggggaggagaggggaggaataacaggggtgacatcactgcctctgaccatgtgaccagcctcatttatatgataaagaatagatgattttacaatgattaatgtatgaaataactagataaagcctgggatgggatccttgtgagctgctccaacaggtagaggtgacaggacaagtgacacagacctgatgacaggtgtcctttaagtcattCCAGCAAAATATTCTCTTGGGTAGAAAACAATGTTCTATCCCTGTTTGCAGTCAACCTAAAAGGGTCAATGAATATAGTaggggactctctaagtagaaATGCCATCAGCCAGAACAAGATGCAAGAGCCAAATTTACATTattgaaattttaatttttaattccgGTTCCAAAGCAGTCAAACAAGAAAACTGATGATTTCATTTTTAATACACAGGCATGTATATACAATGTAGTTCAAAATGTACAAAATTGAATAATATTTTAGGACAATTTCagtataaaaatgttttacattcACCTTTTTACTCCTTATATAGTTTTAAGCACATCGTCTTGCAGATTACAACTCTGATTAGCATACAGGGTTGAAAAAACTATGGAAAAGGGGAACATCTTAAACTTCAATTGTAAGTGTTCTGAGGAAGAAAGTGAGATTTAATTTAAAAGTGTGTGAATGTAAGCTAATGATTCATGTGGAGTCCACTTTGGTTTTTAGTcaaccatatattatacatactttCAATTTTCTTTGAGGAGCCACTGTTCTAGAAGGCCAATACACAATGAAGTTTTAGGTATCTCACAGAGGGTTTACTTTACAATTATTTGTAGACACAATTCAAAAGGTTATCAAGTAACTAAAAAAATAGTAACTCCCTTTTCATTTACACAGACCACATGATTTACAACATAACCTTAAATGATGCTAAGTGATTTGCAAAAAAAAGGAATACTGGAAGCAGATCATAGGGAATATTTCACAAACCCAATAAAAACCAGTGGAATGATACATACATCATGTCTTAAATTCAATAGGAGAGAATGAAGTGCAAAAAACGTATCTCTGCCATATCTATCAGTAGGTGTTGCTTCACAAAGAGCCAAAATGTCACCCAAGAGGGCAACAGATGAAACATAGCTGGTCTGCTAAGAGTGCAGATCCAAATAAGTGGTCCAGACGAGGCTCAGCTTTCCATTCTGTGGCTTCCAAAGGGGCAGTCGTCACTGTATTTCTTCACAATCATACTTGAAATCCTGCAGTACTTCACTGATTGCTTCCACGCTTTTAATTATCCTACAGGAACGGATGGGAACTATAAATAATATACATCTGGCTTCCATTACTCACAATATAGAAGTTTAGGTAGTGTTTATGAAACACCCAGAAAAAGAACTGCGCTTCTTGTTTAGAACTGAGGCGCTTTCAAGGTGTTTTTGTAGTGATATATACCTGTCAGAACAATAGTGGAAACAAACAATTTTCCTTAATGAACACTTCTGCAGGTTGCTATTTGTGAAAGAGTTATAATAGATATAAAGAAACCCATGTACCATACCAATACTGTTACTTCACCGGGATAGTACAGGGTTTTATATGTTAAGGGTTAGTAATGGACAAAGAGTGACTGTAACTGAGCAGATATGCCTTCTTTTACATATACTTGGCTTTTTCTCCAGTTACTGTGCAGAGTCTAACAGTAGAGAAAAATGGAGGGTACAAACAATTTGGAATATCTGAAGAGAGGCAAGGACACCcagtatacatatattatatatatatattttgacgCATAAAAATATAAgggctcccctgaaaataagacctagaggcAGTAATAGCTTCAACTCTGATGTAGCCGCTGCACAGGATTATGGCGAACCATCGATACCTACCAATGCACAACCGTCCTGACTCCATGTGGAATACGTACCAACATTCATATTGCTCCAACTGAATCCTTCTCCGCATCTCCCATTCATATTGCTCCAATTGAATCATTCTCCGCATCTCCCATTCATATTGCTCCAACTGAATCCTTCTCCGCATCTCCCATTCTCTCTGGACTTTCTCTATATTCTGAACCGGTCTAACCCGGACTGATGGATCTGGAGTACTCAAATTATATACAAAACTTAACCTCTATTAATCTATTGTGAGGTTACCATTCTAACTATCACTGTGATATGCTATATAGATACATTGAATCTACAGGACTAACTCACTGTGTGTAATCAttcttattttatattgttttttggaTCTTTATTGCCTCAAATTTTGTGTATGGAGGCCGGCTTCCTTCCTTTGTGCCTTCCGCCTGCCTCCCTCCAGGTGTCCCTACTGGCGCAACACCCCCGAGTCTACAATATACGCTGCATAATTCACTTCTTTATCTATACAACAGGGTGCATATGGTTGTATCACCGACTCTATTAGTTATATGTATTCTTGTCatatatgcactagcactttatgtTTAGCACTTTGTACTGTAGTATCGACTATCGGCTTCATCCTTATCGATTGTAATAGTACTTGATATCTTCAAAATAACTCTTTTTCATCTCCCTAGGGACCAATTTTTATTCTGACAAATAGCTTATCTCTGCTTAATAATTATTTCACTTTGTGATGGTCACTAAATAATTTGTCGTTCACAATGatctattttaatatatttattttcaaaACGAGTTGTGCTGTCTGTTTCATGCACCTCTTATACGAGTACCGGCGACTTTGTATATTCATTTGATAACAAATATTTGTATCTCTATTGCTTTTTGCAACTAATTTTTTACTCACCGGCGCCGAAAACTTGCTTTTCGCAATATACTTATCTATGCATTCTCTTATATATGTAAAAAGTAATGTCTTGCACTAGATGATAACTGAGTCTGCTACAGGAGCAATCATCCATTTAATATTATGTCGCTCATTTATTCATAGCTTGGAACGATACTTACCTTTGCTTAAACCTCTCAATCCCCTTACTCTTTGATATCACTGTTACTAAGCATCTCATGAGACGATCGCGGCGCTTTCCTTCACACCTGTAAACTCAGACTCTCACATTGATTGCTTGGCAACCAAGTATCGCGATACTTGTGTACCTACTGCGACACTTCCGGCGCACGCGCAGCGCTGATTGCAGAATTACTTACGATCATAGCTGGACTCAGGTGCACCTGGAGGCAGGTAGGATGGAGGCATATAAGGGAGCTTGGCACTCTAGggggcacttctacccctgaggaagtctccaagtaggagacggaacgcgtggggagccctccaccccctccacctTCATTCCGTTACCTCACTCAGTGATTTTTTCTCCACCGATCGGAACACCATGGTTCCATGTGCAGCGTAATGTATCTAGGCCTCATGCAGGACCCATGTACCTTTGTATATCATGCACTTTAATTATGTTTATCCTTTTGTCCACTAATGGGACTAGCTAGCACACAGTCAGGTGTTTACAAGTTATCCTTGGGAATACTATATTCAGTGTGTGAGGGGGTGTTGTTGGTGTATACTTACCCGTGTAACCAACGTGGCATTTTTTGCATGTACtttgtactttttaattgattttaatcgtGAGTTTGTCTTGTTTATTATCTGTGGTAACCCAATAAAAATTGTTTCTATTTTCTTGTACCTTGCCCTATGACACACTGGGTTTTTTTGCTTGTGGTTTGTACAGTTAGCTTCAACTCTCCCCACGCTATATATTagattagtagatcatttagatattaccctgtttcccctaaaataagacacctCACGAAAAATAGGACCTAGAACAATTTTATTGCAGCTAAGAAATATAAGACCTCCCCTGAGAATAACACCAAGCAGCATTCATTGCTACAGCTCCATCCACACCATAAATTAGTAttagtacaagcagtccccggattacgtacacaataggttctgtagttttgtttttaagttgaatttgtatgtaagtcggaactgtatattttacaattgtaaccccagccaaatttttttttggtctctgtgacaattggatttttaaaatgttggattgttataagaaccaggattaacaataaagtttcattgtaGACAAcgttgataactcttacagctttttattgtagcctgggactaaagtatagtaaatgaccaacatccaaaggtccatttgtaactaggggtcgtatgtaagtcaggtgttcttaagtaggggaccgcctgtagattgTTTAGATATTGCAAGAAGTTGTGACATGGGCAAAGAAATCATTGCATCACTGCAAATGAGATACAAGCAGCTACACAGACAAGAAGGGCTGAtataaggaaagtgctattgagagattggggccaatgattccaatagaaatggaatcacaagaaattcagcatgatatTTAGAGTTTGGATGCTGGAGAAGTTGATTTATTTGTACttgaaaaataagacctagtgccttttTCGGAGCAGAAatctatattaaaaaaattaaaaaatctatataggGCTCCGTCTCCTACACACACATGAGAGGTATACGGGGGAGGCAAACAAACGCTGTGCCACTACTCCCTTCCTGAGGCAGTTTGTGAACTCAATTGTTTGTCTTCAGGAGACGCATATGACAGAGAATAGTCATCTACTTAAAAGAGCCTGGATAGGATGTGCCTTTCATTCGTGCTATAGAGCAAACTGCAGTAAGCATTCTCGTCCACAAAAATGTCGCATTTGTCTACTTCTGCTGCCTGATAGATCTAGAGGGTAGATATGTCTGTATAGTGGGAAGCATTTACAATATGGAGATGTGTATTGTGGCAATATATGTCCCTCCCCCGTATAACGCCTCTGTAATTAAGGAGGCACTCCCATTTCTCCTAGCTCCGTCAAATACGCCTGTCCTTATGATTGCCGATTTTAACTATTGGTTATCCTCTTATCTTGATAAATACTGTGCTGATGACACTCTACGTGATAGCCCCCCACAGCGCTGGCTCATCTGTTGGAGGAGGTGGGGCTGGTGGATGTGTGTAGAACTggacacccagaggagaggagatatTCGTGCTTCTCTATAGCATAAATGTCAATATCAATAGATTTAGCTAGAATATCTTACCAGATCCTCACCGGATCATGCCTCGCTAAAAGTGGAAGTGGATCTGGGCGACTTGAGGCGTAGGATGTATGGAAGCTAAATGCTTATTGGTTACTGGTCCTAAATAATGCTGCAGAGATCCAGACAAATATGCTGGACTACTTTGTGGATAATGTTAACTCATTCTCCACAGCAGTATTATTGAACACCGCAAAGTCACATTTGAGAGGAGAATATAGGAAACACATTATACAGGCTAAAAAACGGAGCTCAGCTCTTCAGGTCACTCTAACACAGCAGAAGCAGGGACAGTGTGAGCCGATACGCACATCGGGGCAGTAGTCATCCCAGGCATTGGAGGCTAACTTTCTGCTACTTTGGTAAGGAGTCTTCTTTCATGTTGGTTGCCTCACTATGTACCACCTGCATTAAGTGTTTGACTTACTTAATATAAATACCCTATCATCTGTTTGAAGGCTTCCTTTGTAATTTCGTATCTGTTACCAATCCACCATATGTCTCTTATGTTTTATGTGCTCCTTATTTATGTCCGGGATTTACTTTTTCTGTCTGTGGATCACAACTTCTGTACTGCATCTTCTATATAACAGTtcatattgtataaaaaaaaaactcttttgttTCAATAAAGTTTTTGTATTCAATTTCATTATAAACCCAGTCTGGCCTTCCTTCCTTTCCTCTTTCTGAGGTACTTTTGGGTATAAATGGTTTACTTTTGGCAAGGGGCTGGGTGCTATCACCAGTAGGGGGTGACACATTGTCATAAGAGCTGGATATAGCCTTTCCCCTATCTCTCCTCCGAAAAattcttcttaaaggaaacctaccatttcaaatggtaggtttaagctgtaaacaccgagcaccagctcagggtgagctggtgccggtgcttagtttcgttagtgttaaaaccgcggtatcgcggttttaacactttttaaactttatagcataaactgcttcggcgccgaagcggcttctgctataaagtttaaaaagtgttaaaaccgtgataccgcggttttaacactaacgaaactaagcaacggcaccagctcaccctgagctgctgctcggtgtttacagcttaaacctaccatttaaaatggtaggtttcctttaaatcatgcAAATAAGAAGATGCCAAACAAAACCACACTGTATGATAAAAGTACCAAGATGACAGGTCTGGGGCCTTCATTAGGCAGCCAACTGCCATGCAAACCCATTTGGTGAAGAGGAGCCCGGTCCATCTGTGAAAGTGTTTGCATCTTAATGTCCCATTGCTGACACCCAACCACCAGCATAATTACTATGTACCTGTATTGTGGATGTTGCCAAAGGGTTAAAAGGGGAATAACTAAAATATAACTAAAAGTAACACAGTCACTTACTTATGCTTAAGAAGCTGAACCTGCTCTTGATGTGAGTCATCAGTAGGATGGTCCTGGGCATTCTGCTTAGCTAGCTGTAATCTTGCAGTCtaccaaaaaagaaaacattaaaaccaGTAGCAAATCATTTGTCGACAAAATAGGAATATGAAATTTGATCATACTAGTTCTAACTTCTCTTTCTCCAGCTCCTGAATCTTTTCTAGGTGTTCAGATAGATCAGGTCGGTCGTGCAGTTCCCTGAAGCGGTCCTTTATTTGGATAAGCTCTTTGCTGATACCACTGAAAGCCTGTGTGATCTCATGTACCAACTGCCGGTAATGGATAAAGTCATAGTGTGGTCCAGATTTCAGATAAGCCTGATGtcctctgaaataaaaaaaaatgtaattaataaaaaaaagttgtttgcACTTAAAATTAATTCATTTTTCCGAAATATACTGCAAGttatttgtacaagaggttttaatttttgtaaatgtatgaaaacattataaaacctataccttACCTATACctatttagtatccctgtgattgcaccgacccaaagaataaagtagacatgtcatttggggcagacGAAATGCTAAGGGTGGGTGCATAAATGTGCACCAGTTCACCACAGGCCAGGAGACAAAATAGTGCTAGGTTGGGTTTATAGTGCTAGGTTGGTGTACTGGATTGAATGTGGATTTTTTCTTAACCGGTTGATGGAGATAGGGATCTTTTGCAGTGGAGATTTCAGTACTAGTATTTTGTTTGGTGGAAAAAAATCTTTTCCTAGATAGGTTACACACGAACTTATTCAAATCCAGGAATAATTCGAAGTCATCTGTTGTCTTTTCTGGCACCCAGCTACGCCAATTTATTCATGGGCCACTTCGAGTCCTCTATGGTATACGCTTCCCAATTCTGGGTCAAAAATACTGTATACTATCGTCGTTATATCAACGACATTTTCATGATCGCAAAAAGTACAATACAGGAGGCAGAAATATTCATTGAAGAACTAAACCACAACAACTGGGGTATCAATTTTACGGCGAATAGTAAAGACCTTATGGTTTTTTTTAGACTTAGAAATAGGTCACAATTCGAGCACCATTGTtacaaaaaatcattttaaaaaagttgaTAGCAATGGATACCTTGACTGCAGAAGTGCCCACTACGGCAAATGGCTTAAAAATATACCGTTTAGCCAATTTGCCAGAATTCGAAAAAACTGCTCCCTAAACAAGGACTATCAGGAACAAGCAAAAATCATATCCAGGAAATTTAATGAGAAAAAATTTCCTAAAAAACTCATCCAGACAGCTTATCAActtaacaaagaaaaaaagaaatcgaATCACCTTCAAAAAAAGACAGATACAAACAGTTTTAACTATAATTTCGTCACCACCTTTGACAAAGGCCATCATGCCATAAGAAAAATTTTGCAAGAAAACTGGCATTCTACTACAGGATCCGATCCTCAAAAAAGAACTTCCACCTCAACCTAGTATTACATATAGGAAGGCCAGGTCAATTAAAAACATACTAGCTCCTAGCAAGCTAAAAAACATCAATCAACACACTAACCTGTCTAGCTCTCTGTCTTGCTTCAAATGCAATAAACCCAAATGTCTATGCTGCAATATAATCGACAATGGAAAACAAACTTTTAAATCTACAAGCACCGGAGAAACACATTCCTGCAAACAACACATTACCTGCGACTCTTCGTATGTAGTGTACCTGATTACGTGCGAATGCAGGCTCCAGTATGTAGGTCGCACCGCCCAATCCCTACAGGTGCGCATGAATGGTCATCGTTTTAAAACTAAGTCAGGCTTTTTAC
The DNA window shown above is from Engystomops pustulosus chromosome 1, aEngPut4.maternal, whole genome shotgun sequence and carries:
- the REX1BD gene encoding required for excision 1-B domain-containing protein; its protein translation is MMDNDFRLLIQRFYQLQGERVETYRLFDEGHQAYLKSGPHYDFIHYRQLVHEITQAFSGISKELIQIKDRFRELHDRPDLSEHLEKIQELEKEKLELTARLQLAKQNAQDHPTDDSHQEQVQLLKHKIIKSVEAISEVLQDFKYDCEEIQ